The proteins below are encoded in one region of Silene latifolia isolate original U9 population chromosome 2, ASM4854445v1, whole genome shotgun sequence:
- the LOC141644320 gene encoding tryptophan aminotransferase-related protein 1-like isoform X1 — MEQSKYMSNSSHINGSKANNIEENIDPNSTDDVPLDVDLGDPVMYYPYWKTVDEECSVTIKASDFLSYFVNPNKDEFIYHVPGFTDAVRRIHRVVGNAVTEGRYIIGGTGSSQLFNYLLRALSSKVNSGTTNKRIPVVCAAPFYGLFGASVDSEKSAMYEWRGDAHTFDEEGPYIEVVTSPNNPDGLIRKPVVNRPGEMLIHDLAYYWPQYTPTTAPADYDNMLFTMSKFTGHAGSRVGWAIVKDPEIASTMTTQVFLRTIGCCQEGQLRAIKILEFIADSYEKPPIPTAPTTERLFEFGYRVMNERWNKIKAVIKSGNVFNLLEYRPQHCNFLGTVHNPTPAFAWLESKNGDDASQLMSELKIQARNGAMFGSSEHKKCVRITLVGSEDQFNLFYYDDSLLALLH; from the exons ATGGAGCAAAGCAAATACATGAGCAATTCAAGTCATATTAATGGCAGCAAAGCTAATAATATTGAAGAAAACATTGATCCTAACTCAACCGACGATGTTCCTCTTGACGTTGATCT TGGTGACCCGGTAATGTACTACCCATATTGGAAAACTGTAGACGAAGAATGTTCGGTGACAATTAAGGCATCTGATTTCTTGAGCTACTTTGTGAATCCTAACAAGGATGAGTTCATATACCATGTGCCGGGTTTCACAGACGCGGTCCGAAGGATTCATCGGGTGGTTGGGAATGCGGTGACTGAAGGCCGGTACATAATTGGAGGGACAGGATCATCGCAACTGTTCAATTATTTACTTCGTGCCCTTTCTTCCAAGGTTAACTCAGGCACTACAAATAAGCGCATACCGGTTGTTTGTGCTGCTCCATTTTACGGG CTATTTGGAGCATCGGTCGATTCAGAGAAATCAGCAATGTATGAATGGAGAGGAGATGCTCACACATTTGATGAGGAAGGTCCATACATAGAAGTGGTGACGTCTCCGAATAATCCAGATGGTTTGATCAGAAAGCCGGTGGTGAACCGGCCAGGGGAAATGTTGATACATGACCTTGCTTATTACTGGCCTCAGTACACTCCTACTACTGCTCCTGCTGACTATGATAATATGCTCTTCACTATGTCCAAATTCACCGGCCATGCTGGTTCCCGAGTTGG GTGGGCAATTGTGAAGGACCCAGAGATAGCATCGACGATGACGACTCAAGTGTTTTTGAGGACCATCGGGTGCTGCCAGGAAGGCCAGTTGAGGGCAATAAAAATCCTCGAGTTTATTGCTGATTCTTATGAGAAGCCTCCTATTCCAACGGCACCAACAACTGAACGGCTTTTTGAATTTGGTTACCGCGTCATGAATGAGAGGTGGAACAAGATCAAAGCTGTTATCAAAAGCGGCAATGTCTTTAACCTTCTTGAGTATCGTCCTCAGCATTGTAACTTCCTAGGCACGGTCCACAATCCTACTCCAG CGTTTGCATGGTTGGAAAGTAAGAACGGTGATGATGCTTCACAATTGATGAGTGAACTAAAGATCCAAGCAAGGAATGGTGCAATGTTCGGATCAAGCGAACATAAAAAGTGTGTTAGAATTACCTTGGTTGGGAGCGAGGATCAGTTCAACCTCTTTTACTACGACGACTCTCTTCTCGCCCTGCTTCATTAG
- the LOC141644320 gene encoding tryptophan aminotransferase-related protein 1-like isoform X2: MEQSKYMSNSSHINGSKANNIEENIDPNSTDDVPLDVDLGDPVMYYPYWKTVDEECSVTIKASDFLSYFVNPNKDEFIYHVPGFTDAVRRIHRVVGNAVTEGRYIIGGTGSSQLFNYLLRALSSKLFGASVDSEKSAMYEWRGDAHTFDEEGPYIEVVTSPNNPDGLIRKPVVNRPGEMLIHDLAYYWPQYTPTTAPADYDNMLFTMSKFTGHAGSRVGWAIVKDPEIASTMTTQVFLRTIGCCQEGQLRAIKILEFIADSYEKPPIPTAPTTERLFEFGYRVMNERWNKIKAVIKSGNVFNLLEYRPQHCNFLGTVHNPTPAFAWLESKNGDDASQLMSELKIQARNGAMFGSSEHKKCVRITLVGSEDQFNLFYYDDSLLALLH; encoded by the exons ATGGAGCAAAGCAAATACATGAGCAATTCAAGTCATATTAATGGCAGCAAAGCTAATAATATTGAAGAAAACATTGATCCTAACTCAACCGACGATGTTCCTCTTGACGTTGATCT TGGTGACCCGGTAATGTACTACCCATATTGGAAAACTGTAGACGAAGAATGTTCGGTGACAATTAAGGCATCTGATTTCTTGAGCTACTTTGTGAATCCTAACAAGGATGAGTTCATATACCATGTGCCGGGTTTCACAGACGCGGTCCGAAGGATTCATCGGGTGGTTGGGAATGCGGTGACTGAAGGCCGGTACATAATTGGAGGGACAGGATCATCGCAACTGTTCAATTATTTACTTCGTGCCCTTTCTTCCAAG CTATTTGGAGCATCGGTCGATTCAGAGAAATCAGCAATGTATGAATGGAGAGGAGATGCTCACACATTTGATGAGGAAGGTCCATACATAGAAGTGGTGACGTCTCCGAATAATCCAGATGGTTTGATCAGAAAGCCGGTGGTGAACCGGCCAGGGGAAATGTTGATACATGACCTTGCTTATTACTGGCCTCAGTACACTCCTACTACTGCTCCTGCTGACTATGATAATATGCTCTTCACTATGTCCAAATTCACCGGCCATGCTGGTTCCCGAGTTGG GTGGGCAATTGTGAAGGACCCAGAGATAGCATCGACGATGACGACTCAAGTGTTTTTGAGGACCATCGGGTGCTGCCAGGAAGGCCAGTTGAGGGCAATAAAAATCCTCGAGTTTATTGCTGATTCTTATGAGAAGCCTCCTATTCCAACGGCACCAACAACTGAACGGCTTTTTGAATTTGGTTACCGCGTCATGAATGAGAGGTGGAACAAGATCAAAGCTGTTATCAAAAGCGGCAATGTCTTTAACCTTCTTGAGTATCGTCCTCAGCATTGTAACTTCCTAGGCACGGTCCACAATCCTACTCCAG CGTTTGCATGGTTGGAAAGTAAGAACGGTGATGATGCTTCACAATTGATGAGTGAACTAAAGATCCAAGCAAGGAATGGTGCAATGTTCGGATCAAGCGAACATAAAAAGTGTGTTAGAATTACCTTGGTTGGGAGCGAGGATCAGTTCAACCTCTTTTACTACGACGACTCTCTTCTCGCCCTGCTTCATTAG